One region of Leishmania panamensis strain MHOM/PA/94/PSC-1 chromosome 28 sequence genomic DNA includes:
- a CDS encoding hypothetical protein (TriTrypDB/GeneDB-style sysID: LpmP.28.2300) gives MSVPVTESIGKARWTQGEDDETCLEVRIPCVLPDGVRPRELTVDIKDSCILCISHKETRILQWRLYAPVNDEVEWRMEDDNILVVELDKRSGAPWSCLLDLQMRADDELLTSIAEIDRMFRTQLPVLPSIEGGEGEYAAKKASDQDEVEKNGEAGGKEAGGEDDLDKLLDEVAKEVTGKEPKENDDEDDSTAAFIKAELENYRVEEEEIKKKLVEVEATLNNSTDTDATNTASEQKNILSEMARLHNQCRAIRSQPSTLENFLMCTQLDLQKARVNIGETGENEEEEYQSDEERELSATELMTCGLKFFEDQDIKGCLHFLRLAAIHHKHEQSTLLLYNIYSQLQSPRGAFLLMKRALDDSVPSAAVNQKIGELYDQGARHFLPLFPAAIYFYQRAAKLGHVNGMLSLAQLWLRGSTASSMLSEEEVEAQQSISKYHAWLQKAMDRGCGSAYFVRGCMHIKGEHGMAKSYAAAKEYLDAAASAQPEILRRAPQIPMMLEMLREEEEKSAKPKEGTTSTSASTTKAAAAATASAAPTASAKTADEGVKVTSSVARLNALSSKADNSFGGSGVMAPRTVSEGAAMRVRKGFRGGSRSKFFWEQACVASVTMYSVYTLAFPIRIILLPFFYSAISGIIERIPWLANSNADLSMF, from the coding sequence ATGTCTGTCCCCGTAACGGAGAGCATCGGGAAGGCTCGGTGGACCCAgggcgaggatgacgagaCGTGCCTCGAAGTCCGCATTCCGTGTGTTCTCCCCGACGGCGTGCGGCCGCGCGAGCTGACGGTCGATATCAAGGATAGCTGCATTCTGTGCATCAGTCACAAGGAGACGCGGAtcctgcagtggcgcctGTACGCCCCTGTGAACGATGAGGTGGAGTGGCGCATGGAGGATGACAACATCCTCGTGGTGGAGTTGGATAAGAGGTCCGGCGCACCATGGAGCTGTCTACTTGACCTACAGATGCGCGCCGACGACGAGCTGCTGACATCGATTGCCGAGATCGACCGTATGTTCCGTACGCAGCTGCCCGTTCTTCCCTCCATCGAGGGTGGTGAGGGCGAGTAtgcggcaaagaaggcgtCTGATCAAgatgaggtggagaagaacgGCGAAGCTGGCGGCAAGGAGGCGGGCGGGGAGGACGACCTTGATAAACTGCTTGACGAGGTGGCAAAGGAGGTCACGGGCAAGGAGCCGAAGGagaacgacgacgaggacgataGCACCGCTGCTTTTATCAAGGCTGAGCTTGAGAACTACCGcgttgaggaggaggagattaAGAAGAAGCTGGTGGAAGTTGAGGCCACGCTGAACAACTCAACAGACACCGACGCCACCAATACGGCGAGCGAGCAGAAGAACATCCTGAGTGAGATGGCTCGACTCCACAACCAGTGCCGTGCAATTCGATCGCAGCCGAGCACACTGGAGAACTTTCTGATGTGCACGCAGCTCGACCTGCAGAAGGCACGTGTCAACATTGGTGAGACTGGtgagaacgaggaggaggagtaccAGTCGGACGAGGAGCGTGAGCTGAGCGCGACGGAACTCATGACATGCGGTCTGAAGTTCTTCGAGGACCAGGACATCAAGGGCTGCCTGCACTTCCTGCGCCTCGCTGCCATTCACCACAAGCACGAGCAGAGCACGCTACTATTGTACAATATATATAGCCAGCTGCAGTCCCCTCGCGGTGCTTTCTTGCTGATGAAGCGCGCACTCGACGATAGCGTGCCGAGCGCTGCTGTGAATCAGAAGATCGGTGAGCTGTACGACCAGGGAGCACGTcactttctccccctctttccggCAGCCATTTACTTCTACCAGCGCGCAGCCAAGCTTGGTCACGTTAATGGCATGCTGAGCTTGGCGCAGCTGTGGCTTCGAGGCTCTACCGCGTCATCGATGCTctccgaggaggaggtcgaggCTCAACAGAGCATCTCGAAGTACCACGCTTGGCTGCAGAAGGCAATGGATCGCGGCTGCGGCTCCGCGTACTTTGTGCGCGGCTGCATGCACATCAAGGGTGAACACGGCATGGCCAAGTCGTACGCGGCGGCAAAAGAGTACCTCGACGCCGCGGCAAGCGCTCAACCGGAGATTCTCCGCCGTGCCCCGCAGATTCCCATGATGCTGGAGATGCTgcgtgaggaggaagagaagtcCGCGAAGCCGAAGGAAGGGACAACAAGCACGTCGGCGTCGACCACcaaggccgccgccgctgctactgcctCCGCTGCGCCAACAGCGTCGGCCAAGACTGCCGACGAGGGTGTCAAGGTAACTTCGTCGGTGGCTCGGTTGAATGCTCTTAGCAGCAAGGCTGACAACTCCTTTGGTGGTAGCGGCGTCATGGCCCCCCGAACCGTGAGCGAAGGCGCCGCCATGCGCGTGAGAAAGGGCTTCAGGGGCGGTTCCCGCAGCAAGTTCTTCTGGGAGCAAGCCTGCGTTGCGAGTGTCACCATGTACAGCGTGTACACTTTGGCGTTCCCTATCCGCATtatccttctcccctttttctaCTCGGCAATTAGCGGTATCATTGAGCGCATTCCGTGGCTGGCGAATAGCAACGCCGATCTCAGCATGTTTTAG